Proteins from a genomic interval of Beijerinckia indica subsp. indica ATCC 9039:
- a CDS encoding Na+/H+ antiporter encodes METVVSILIFLVAVVVSGSLSRLLPLPVPLPLVQIALGALITDVTSLGVTLDPEIFFLLFLPPLLFLDGWRIPKEGLFRDKGTILELALGLVVFTVVLVGFFVNWMIPAMPLAVAFALAAIVSPTDPIAVSALASRVPIPNRMMHILEGESLLNDASGLVCMRFAVAAALTGQFSLTQAFGTFLWLAIGGIAIGVGVTWIVTKVKYWIARLVGEDTGAQILISLLIPFGAYLLAEHFHCSGILAAVAAGITMSYVEQSGHILAITRVRRSTVWDTVQFTANGIIFVLLGEQLPEIVNGATRVVRETGHHDPIWLLVYILAINLALGVLRFAWVWLSLRFTLFRASRQGYPVKIQTMRVVSCVSLAGVRGTITLAGVLTLPLSMPDWSPFPARDLAICLAAGVIVISLIVAGVGLPPLLKGLELPPETSHREEEDHARIAAAEAAIRAIERGQHDLSQGRTDADLYTSAGSRIMALYRQRIEGRSKKGAEADLVKKTEEVERQLRLAGLRAERDELYRIARARKLSDETVRRLVREIDLQETRFSAS; translated from the coding sequence GTGGAAACGGTTGTCAGTATCCTGATTTTTCTTGTGGCTGTTGTGGTCAGCGGCTCGCTCTCGCGCCTGTTACCCCTTCCAGTTCCGCTGCCCCTCGTGCAGATCGCGCTTGGCGCTTTGATCACGGATGTGACCAGCCTTGGTGTCACTCTCGATCCAGAAATTTTCTTTTTGCTGTTCCTGCCGCCGCTATTGTTCCTGGATGGCTGGCGCATTCCCAAGGAAGGCCTGTTCCGCGACAAGGGCACAATTCTCGAACTGGCCCTGGGGCTCGTCGTCTTCACGGTGGTCCTTGTCGGTTTCTTCGTCAATTGGATGATCCCGGCCATGCCGCTGGCCGTTGCTTTCGCGCTTGCCGCCATCGTCTCGCCGACAGATCCGATTGCCGTCTCGGCTCTCGCCTCCAGGGTGCCGATCCCCAATCGCATGATGCATATTCTCGAAGGCGAATCCCTGCTCAATGACGCCTCGGGCCTCGTTTGCATGCGTTTTGCCGTGGCGGCGGCGCTGACCGGCCAATTCTCGCTGACCCAGGCTTTTGGCACTTTTCTCTGGCTGGCGATTGGCGGTATCGCGATCGGGGTCGGCGTGACCTGGATCGTCACCAAGGTGAAATATTGGATAGCGCGTCTGGTTGGCGAGGATACCGGGGCACAAATCCTGATCAGCCTCTTGATCCCCTTTGGCGCCTATCTGCTCGCTGAACATTTCCATTGTTCCGGCATTCTGGCGGCCGTCGCCGCCGGCATCACCATGAGCTATGTCGAGCAGTCCGGGCACATTCTCGCCATTACCCGCGTCCGCCGCAGCACGGTTTGGGATACGGTGCAATTTACCGCCAATGGCATTATTTTCGTTTTGCTTGGCGAGCAATTGCCGGAAATCGTCAATGGCGCCACGCGGGTCGTGCGTGAGACGGGCCATCACGATCCGATCTGGCTGCTGGTCTATATTTTGGCGATCAATCTCGCCTTGGGGGTCTTGCGTTTCGCCTGGGTCTGGTTGTCCCTGCGTTTCACTTTGTTTCGGGCTTCCCGCCAGGGTTATCCCGTCAAGATCCAAACCATGCGTGTGGTGTCCTGCGTCTCGTTAGCCGGTGTACGCGGGACGATTACACTTGCTGGTGTTCTGACCCTGCCGTTATCGATGCCGGACTGGTCACCCTTTCCGGCGCGCGATCTTGCCATCTGCCTGGCCGCCGGCGTGATTGTCATTTCCCTGATCGTGGCGGGTGTGGGTCTGCCGCCACTGCTCAAGGGGCTGGAACTGCCGCCCGAAACGTCGCATCGAGAAGAAGAAGATCACGCCCGTATTGCCGCCGCGGAGGCCGCGATCAGGGCGATCGAGCGCGGGCAACATGATTTGAGCCAGGGCCGTACCGACGCGGATCTTTATACGAGCGCGGGCTCCCGCATCATGGCCTTGTATCGTCAGCGTATCGAGGGGCGTTCCAAGAAGGGTGCGGAAGCCGATCTCGTCAAAAAGACCGAGGAGGTCGAACGCCAGCTCCGCCTCGCGGGCCTGCGGGCTGAGCGAGACGAGCTCTATCGTATCGCGCGTGCACGCAAACTATCAGATGAAACCGTCCGCAGATTGGTGCGGGAAATCGACTTGCAGGAAACGCGTTTCAGCGCGTCATGA
- a CDS encoding amylo-alpha-1,6-glucosidase, giving the protein MLKQEQTAILTEDVEETPFYIKGTESPTRPRRTLKYGDAFAVLDSHGDIGATPGGPDGIFFFDTRYLSHLEMLLNGSPPLLLGSDVRDDNSMLTVDLTNPDIYVDQKLVLAKDMLHVVRTVFLWRGAAYQRLRMQNHDDHPFLVQLTFEFASDFADLFEVRGLHRAHRGTTTAEICSNSEVTLTYLGLDGTQRSMELLFDPAPAQLSSHRAAYEFELQPRESRSLYVTINCDHTLAISNPPPFNKSLRAAFYKQKITSHSVATITSSNNIFNEVMRRSLADLSMLMTDTVQGPYPYAGIPWYSTTFGRDGIITAMQMLWCDSRVAKGVLRRLAAYQAVDFDPFADAEPGKILHEMRGGELAALREIPFGLYYGSVDATPLFVMLAGLYTEQTGDIETLRELWPNIEAALGWIDGLGDPDHDGFVEYQRADEMGLANQGWKDSHDAVFHADGSLAQGPIALCEVQGYVYAAKRLIARSARRLGKYAWSEMLDAQATKLAQRFESAFWCEDIGTYALALDREKRPCRVRTSNAGQVLFSGIAAPEHAARVMRDLTGPSFFSGWGIRTVAREEYRYNPLSYHNGSVWPHDNSLIAAGFARYGYKSAIDRVFKSLFDAACYMELRRLPELYCGFQRGRGRGPTLYPVACSPQAWAAGTPLLLLQSSLGLEFDPDRNEILLNNPRLPPFLDEVTLHNLHLGRSAVDLMLRRNDNDVSLQVLNNEGQIKVAAVYS; this is encoded by the coding sequence TTGCTTAAGCAGGAACAAACCGCAATCCTGACTGAGGATGTTGAGGAGACCCCGTTTTACATTAAGGGGACTGAATCTCCCACTCGGCCTCGCCGCACGCTCAAATACGGCGACGCCTTCGCGGTGCTCGACAGCCATGGCGACATTGGCGCGACGCCGGGAGGCCCGGACGGAATTTTCTTTTTCGATACGCGCTATCTGTCACACTTAGAAATGCTGCTCAACGGGAGCCCACCGCTGCTGCTCGGCTCGGACGTCCGCGATGACAATTCCATGCTCACCGTCGATTTGACGAACCCAGACATCTATGTCGACCAGAAACTGGTCTTGGCGAAGGACATGCTGCATGTCGTGCGCACGGTTTTTCTTTGGCGGGGCGCCGCCTATCAGCGTCTGCGCATGCAAAACCACGATGATCATCCCTTCCTGGTCCAACTTACCTTTGAATTCGCCAGCGACTTCGCGGATTTGTTCGAGGTGCGAGGGTTACATCGCGCGCATCGTGGCACCACGACCGCAGAGATTTGCAGCAACTCCGAAGTCACGCTGACTTACCTCGGCCTTGATGGCACTCAGCGTAGTATGGAACTCTTGTTCGATCCCGCGCCAGCACAGCTCTCGAGTCACCGGGCCGCTTATGAATTTGAACTTCAACCTCGTGAATCCCGGTCGCTTTATGTCACAATCAATTGCGACCACACACTCGCAATCAGCAATCCTCCGCCGTTCAATAAGAGCCTGCGCGCGGCCTTCTACAAGCAAAAGATCACAAGCCACAGCGTGGCCACGATCACCAGTTCAAACAATATTTTCAACGAGGTGATGCGTCGCTCTCTGGCCGACCTCTCCATGCTCATGACCGATACGGTGCAGGGTCCCTACCCTTACGCCGGCATTCCCTGGTATTCGACGACATTCGGCCGCGACGGGATCATCACCGCGATGCAAATGCTGTGGTGCGATTCCAGGGTTGCCAAAGGCGTACTCCGACGCCTCGCCGCTTATCAGGCCGTCGATTTCGATCCGTTTGCCGATGCCGAGCCCGGCAAAATCCTGCACGAGATGCGCGGCGGCGAACTCGCGGCTCTGCGTGAAATTCCGTTCGGCCTGTATTATGGCAGCGTGGATGCAACGCCTCTCTTCGTGATGCTGGCCGGGCTCTACACCGAGCAAACCGGCGACATCGAGACCCTGCGCGAACTATGGCCCAACATCGAAGCCGCGCTTGGTTGGATCGACGGATTGGGCGATCCGGACCATGACGGCTTTGTCGAATATCAGCGTGCCGACGAAATGGGGCTGGCCAATCAGGGCTGGAAGGACTCTCATGATGCAGTTTTCCATGCCGACGGTTCCCTCGCGCAAGGTCCGATCGCGCTCTGCGAGGTCCAGGGTTATGTCTATGCCGCAAAGCGCCTGATCGCACGGAGCGCGCGGCGGCTTGGCAAATATGCCTGGAGCGAAATGCTCGACGCTCAGGCGACAAAGCTCGCCCAACGCTTCGAGTCAGCGTTTTGGTGTGAAGATATTGGCACTTATGCTCTGGCGCTCGATCGGGAGAAGCGGCCGTGCCGGGTGCGGACCTCCAATGCCGGGCAGGTTCTGTTCAGCGGAATCGCCGCGCCTGAACATGCCGCAAGGGTCATGCGCGATCTGACAGGACCATCATTCTTTTCCGGATGGGGTATTCGCACGGTGGCGCGCGAAGAGTACCGCTATAATCCCCTCTCATACCACAATGGCTCGGTCTGGCCGCACGATAATTCCCTGATCGCGGCCGGCTTCGCGCGCTATGGCTACAAGAGCGCGATCGATCGTGTGTTCAAAAGTCTGTTCGATGCCGCGTGTTACATGGAGCTGCGGCGCCTGCCCGAACTCTATTGCGGTTTTCAACGTGGGCGCGGACGCGGGCCGACACTCTATCCGGTCGCCTGCTCGCCACAGGCCTGGGCCGCGGGCACGCCGCTATTGCTCCTCCAATCGTCCCTCGGATTGGAATTCGATCCCGATCGCAACGAAATCCTGCTCAACAATCCGCGCCTGCCACCATTCCTCGATGAAGTGACCCTCCACAATCTTCACCTCGGTCGATCAGCGGTAGACTTGATGCTCCGCCGGAACGACAATGATGTGTCGCTCCAGGTCTTGAACAACGAGGGACAGATCAAGGTCGCGGCTGTCTACTCCTGA
- a CDS encoding glycosyltransferase family 4 protein: MKIAQIAPLIESVPPRFYGGTERMVSYLTEELVALGHDVTLFASGDSSTAAKLVPCVPTALRLDTNIRDTVPYYMLMLDHVRQRYDDFDILHFHIDQFHFPLFKPIASRTVTTLHGRQDLPDLIPLYRGFSTMPLVSISNDQRLQLPDANFAATVYHGLPLKLHRPVTKRGGSYVAFLGRISPEKRPDRAIMIARAWGIPLKIAAKVDRADEAYFRTQIEPLLHGPGVEFIGEINERQKTQFLGAAQALLFPVDWPEPFGLSMIEAMACGTPVLAFRCGSVPEIVEDGVTGIIVETIEEAIAALPRVLALDRKKVRRRFEQRFSATRMAMDYVNIYRSLLASSKFAVHERQDRQPLPSDEKCEKTSRLHLA; encoded by the coding sequence ATGAAGATCGCGCAGATAGCACCCTTGATCGAGAGCGTGCCTCCACGGTTTTACGGCGGCACCGAACGGATGGTCTCCTATTTGACTGAGGAGTTGGTGGCGCTCGGGCATGATGTGACTCTGTTCGCGAGCGGAGATTCAAGCACGGCAGCCAAGCTGGTCCCCTGCGTGCCCACGGCGCTCCGACTTGACACCAATATCCGTGATACCGTCCCCTATTACATGCTGATGCTCGATCACGTACGCCAGCGCTACGATGACTTCGACATTCTGCATTTCCATATCGACCAGTTCCATTTCCCGCTGTTCAAGCCCATCGCCAGCCGCACGGTCACCACATTGCACGGGCGGCAGGATCTGCCCGATTTGATCCCGCTTTATCGGGGTTTCAGCACCATGCCGCTGGTCTCGATTTCCAACGATCAGCGTCTCCAGCTGCCAGACGCAAATTTCGCGGCAACCGTTTACCATGGACTTCCGCTGAAGCTCCATCGCCCGGTCACGAAACGAGGCGGCAGCTATGTCGCATTTCTCGGCAGGATCTCCCCCGAGAAGCGGCCGGACCGCGCCATTATGATTGCGCGTGCGTGGGGGATTCCACTCAAGATCGCCGCCAAGGTCGATCGCGCCGACGAGGCCTACTTCCGGACCCAGATCGAACCGCTGCTCCACGGCCCCGGGGTCGAATTCATCGGCGAGATCAACGAGCGTCAGAAGACCCAATTTCTCGGTGCGGCACAGGCGCTGCTGTTTCCTGTCGATTGGCCAGAGCCCTTCGGGCTCTCCATGATCGAGGCCATGGCTTGTGGGACGCCGGTTCTGGCGTTCCGTTGCGGCTCGGTCCCGGAGATTGTCGAGGACGGCGTCACCGGGATCATTGTGGAGACCATAGAAGAAGCGATCGCGGCGTTGCCGCGCGTCCTTGCGCTCGATCGGAAAAAGGTGCGCCGGCGTTTCGAGCAGCGCTTCTCCGCCACGCGCATGGCCATGGATTACGTCAACATCTATCGATCACTGCTCGCGTCTTCCAAATTTGCGGTCCATGAGAGGCAGGATAGACAGCCTCTCCCCTCCGACGAAAAATGCGAGAAAACTTCGAGGCTTCACCTTGCTTAA
- the ftsH gene encoding ATP-dependent zinc metalloprotease FtsH, with amino-acid sequence MADEPSLSKRDIIIWYIFAAIGGVLLMQWVFASYSQVETIPFSRFDQLVIENKVAEVMVGQDTIQGTLKEPLPSGKKEFVTTRVNAELADKLAAHGVSVTGVPSGGFLLTLLSWIVPALAFYLIWVFMIRGLAERQGFGGLMSIGKSHAKIYVETDTKVTFADVAGIEEAKFELREVVSFLKDQQSYGRLGARVPKGILLVGPPGTGKTLLARAVAGEAGVPFFSISGSEFVEMFVGVGAARVRDLFEQARKAAPCIIFIDELDALGRSRTVGGFGGYDEKEQTLNQLLAELDGFDPSVGVILLAATNRPEVLDPALLRAGRFDRQVLVDRPDRTGRLAILQVHIRKIRLDKDVDLDKVAGLTPGFTGADLANLINEAAIAATRRNADAVTSDDFNAAIERIVAGIEKKSRVLSVEERRRVAFHEMGHALVAASLPGIDPVHKVSIIPRGVGALGYTMQRPTEDRFLLAESDLEKRITVLMGGRAAEQLIFDGDVSTGAADDLQRATEIAVEMVTKYGMDAAVGQRTYAPRPQLFLTPVQDQIVSASEATAREIDLAVRDLVEAAGTQAREIIERRRHDLEAGVALLIQKETLTAEEFEPLRQAAPSKPKPVVQAIH; translated from the coding sequence ATGGCCGACGAACCGTCTCTCAGTAAGCGTGACATCATAATCTGGTACATCTTCGCCGCCATCGGCGGCGTCTTGCTTATGCAATGGGTCTTTGCAAGCTATTCACAGGTCGAGACAATCCCATTCAGCAGGTTCGATCAGCTGGTGATCGAGAACAAAGTCGCCGAGGTTATGGTCGGCCAGGATACAATCCAAGGGACCTTGAAGGAGCCCTTGCCGAGCGGCAAAAAGGAATTCGTCACCACCCGCGTCAATGCCGAGCTTGCCGATAAGCTTGCGGCCCATGGCGTTTCTGTAACCGGGGTGCCATCCGGCGGATTCCTACTGACGCTTCTGTCCTGGATTGTTCCGGCCCTCGCCTTCTATCTGATCTGGGTCTTCATGATCCGCGGTCTCGCCGAGCGCCAAGGGTTTGGCGGTCTCATGTCAATCGGTAAATCGCACGCCAAGATCTATGTTGAGACGGATACCAAAGTCACCTTCGCCGATGTCGCCGGAATCGAAGAAGCAAAGTTCGAGCTCAGGGAGGTCGTTTCCTTCCTGAAGGACCAGCAATCCTATGGCAGGCTCGGCGCACGGGTGCCCAAGGGCATCCTCCTTGTCGGGCCGCCGGGAACCGGAAAGACCTTGCTCGCCCGCGCCGTCGCGGGTGAAGCCGGTGTGCCGTTTTTTTCGATTTCCGGCTCCGAATTCGTCGAAATGTTCGTGGGCGTTGGAGCGGCCCGCGTGCGTGACCTTTTCGAGCAAGCCCGTAAGGCTGCCCCCTGCATTATCTTCATCGACGAACTCGACGCGCTCGGTCGCAGCCGCACCGTGGGCGGTTTTGGCGGCTATGATGAGAAGGAGCAAACCCTCAATCAGCTTCTTGCCGAACTCGATGGCTTTGATCCAAGCGTCGGAGTCATCCTGCTCGCCGCGACCAACCGGCCGGAGGTCCTCGATCCCGCCTTGCTCCGCGCCGGCCGCTTCGACCGGCAGGTGCTGGTGGACCGGCCTGACCGAACGGGCCGCCTTGCCATTCTCCAAGTTCACATTCGCAAGATCCGCCTCGACAAGGATGTCGATCTCGACAAAGTGGCGGGGCTGACCCCCGGCTTCACCGGCGCGGACCTTGCCAATCTCATCAACGAAGCGGCGATCGCCGCAACGCGGCGCAATGCCGACGCCGTAACCTCTGACGATTTCAATGCCGCCATCGAGCGTATCGTCGCCGGCATCGAGAAAAAGAGCAGAGTGCTGAGCGTGGAAGAGCGCCGACGCGTCGCGTTTCATGAAATGGGTCACGCCCTGGTGGCGGCCAGCCTGCCGGGGATCGACCCGGTACACAAAGTTTCGATTATTCCGCGTGGCGTCGGTGCCTTGGGTTACACCATGCAGCGGCCAACCGAGGATCGTTTTCTGCTCGCCGAAAGCGATCTCGAAAAACGCATAACCGTGCTCATGGGCGGCCGTGCCGCCGAGCAACTGATCTTTGATGGCGATGTCTCGACCGGCGCGGCCGACGATCTGCAGCGCGCCACCGAGATCGCCGTCGAGATGGTCACGAAATATGGCATGGACGCAGCGGTGGGCCAACGCACTTATGCGCCTCGGCCACAGCTCTTCCTGACTCCCGTTCAGGATCAGATCGTGAGCGCATCGGAAGCGACGGCCAGAGAGATCGATCTTGCCGTTCGCGACCTGGTCGAAGCCGCCGGCACACAGGCCCGCGAGATTATCGAGAGGCGCCGGCATGATCTCGAAGCCGGAGTGGCGCTGCTCATTCAGAAGGAAACATTGACAGCGGAAGAGTTTGAACCGCTGCGCCAAGCTGCCCCATCAAAACCAAAGCCTGTTGTCCAAGCGATTCATTGA
- a CDS encoding family 2A encapsulin nanocompartment cargo protein cysteine desulfurase translates to MPTIIPDNNQVAPLDPNLLARIAGELFHQGTVSPNAPLDIPTVSPPASPVPTPPLPVSSLPPGGTGVPPGGVALGGYGAPPPSPPNLGLAVASAPVAAPEQPVSSLSFTSLPPGGTGLPPGGSPLGGFGAVPSSLPGYGTLGVDTLGLAPIPPLAETFPSDAELKNLLGTSSQPQPSLDGIPPAIGSKGVEPNYYFLDGNSGFPQSAKPQTDPHVPTPNHSGFDAKAARADFPILHQVVNGHPLIWLDNAATTQKPNAVIDRLSAFYRHENSNIHRAAHELAARATDAYEGAREKTRRFLKAASVDEIIFVRGSTEGINLVAQSWGRGNIRAGDEIIITWLEHHANIVPWQMLCAEKGAKLKVVPVDNDGQVILEEYEKLLSDRTKLVSFTQVSNALGTVTPAQQMVAMARRYGAHVLVDGAQAVSHMPVDVQALDCDWYVLSGHKVFGPTGIGVVYGKQSVLENSPAWQGGGNMIKDVTFEKTEYQPSPARFEAGTGNIADAVGLGAAFDYLERLGMENVARHEHDLLTYATLRLSEIQGLRIIGTAKEKAGVVSFVLDGIKVEQVGQALNRKGIAVRAGHHCAQPILRRFGLEATVRPSLALYNTFSDIDALTQAVREIRAETLPTL, encoded by the coding sequence ATGCCTACAATTATCCCTGATAACAATCAGGTGGCGCCTCTCGATCCGAACCTTCTGGCTCGGATCGCCGGGGAGCTGTTTCATCAAGGAACAGTATCCCCCAATGCGCCCCTCGATATTCCCACCGTCTCCCCGCCCGCTTCTCCGGTTCCGACGCCTCCCTTGCCGGTCTCTTCCTTGCCGCCCGGCGGCACAGGTGTTCCCCCGGGAGGAGTAGCGCTCGGCGGTTACGGCGCGCCGCCGCCATCCCCACCCAATCTCGGCCTCGCCGTGGCCTCCGCGCCGGTCGCCGCCCCTGAACAGCCGGTATCCTCGCTTTCCTTCACCTCGTTGCCTCCTGGCGGCACGGGTCTTCCTCCCGGGGGCTCGCCCCTAGGCGGTTTCGGCGCCGTCCCTTCGTCCCTCCCAGGCTATGGCACGCTGGGTGTGGATACGCTTGGTCTGGCTCCTATTCCGCCCTTGGCGGAGACATTCCCGAGCGATGCCGAACTGAAAAACCTCCTCGGCACCTCGAGCCAGCCCCAGCCGAGCCTTGACGGGATTCCTCCCGCCATTGGTTCCAAGGGCGTGGAGCCCAATTATTATTTTCTCGACGGCAATTCGGGTTTTCCCCAATCAGCGAAGCCGCAGACAGATCCGCATGTGCCCACGCCGAACCATTCCGGTTTCGACGCCAAGGCCGCTCGGGCAGATTTTCCGATCCTGCATCAAGTGGTCAACGGCCATCCGCTGATCTGGCTCGACAATGCGGCGACCACGCAGAAACCGAATGCGGTCATCGACCGCCTTTCGGCCTTCTACCGGCATGAGAATTCCAACATCCACCGCGCCGCGCATGAACTCGCGGCGCGCGCGACAGATGCCTATGAAGGTGCGCGGGAAAAGACCCGACGTTTCCTGAAGGCAGCCTCCGTGGACGAAATCATCTTCGTGCGCGGTTCGACCGAGGGTATCAATCTCGTCGCACAAAGCTGGGGGCGCGGAAACATTCGCGCGGGCGATGAAATCATCATCACCTGGCTCGAACATCACGCCAATATTGTCCCCTGGCAGATGCTCTGCGCCGAGAAAGGCGCCAAGCTGAAAGTGGTTCCCGTCGATAATGATGGTCAGGTCATTCTCGAAGAATATGAGAAACTGCTTAGCGATCGCACCAAGCTCGTCTCCTTCACGCAAGTGTCGAACGCGCTCGGCACTGTGACACCGGCTCAGCAAATGGTTGCCATGGCAAGGCGTTATGGCGCGCATGTGCTGGTCGATGGGGCGCAGGCGGTCTCGCATATGCCGGTCGATGTTCAGGCGCTTGATTGCGATTGGTATGTGCTATCCGGCCACAAAGTATTCGGCCCAACCGGCATCGGTGTCGTTTATGGCAAACAATCGGTGCTCGAAAACAGCCCGGCCTGGCAAGGCGGCGGCAATATGATCAAGGACGTCACTTTCGAGAAGACCGAGTATCAGCCTTCGCCGGCGCGTTTCGAGGCCGGCACGGGCAATATTGCCGATGCGGTCGGTCTTGGCGCGGCCTTCGATTATCTCGAACGGTTGGGCATGGAGAATGTCGCGCGGCACGAGCATGATTTGCTCACCTATGCCACCTTGCGCCTGTCCGAGATCCAAGGTTTGCGGATCATCGGCACGGCGAAGGAAAAGGCCGGCGTTGTGTCCTTCGTGCTCGATGGCATCAAGGTCGAGCAGGTGGGACAGGCGTTGAACCGCAAGGGCATAGCCGTGCGCGCCGGACATCATTGTGCCCAGCCGATCCTGCGCCGCTTCGGCCTGGAGGCGACCGTCAGGCCTTCGCTCGCGCTCTACAATACATTCTCGGACATCGATGCGCTCACCCAGGCGGTTCGCGAGATCCGAGCAGAGACTTTGCCGACGCTGTAA
- a CDS encoding family 2A encapsulin nanocompartment shell protein, with product MTDDTTIPTALGDVAARQLANATKTVPQMSIITPRWLVHCLQWVPVEAGIFRLNRVKDASRISVDCSSRDERELPQTFVDYEEAPREYMLSAVNSVVDIHTRVSDLYSVPHNQIAEQLRLTIEVIKERQESELINNPEYGLLGNVASSQKISTRTGAPTPDDLDELLTKVWKEPAFFLAHPTAIAAFGRECTRRGVPPPTVSLFGSQFITWRGIPLVPSDKIKFENGKTKILLLRTGQARQGVIGLFQPNLPGEQSIGLSVRFMGINHKAIASYLVSLYCSLAVLTDDALAVLEDVEVDKYHAYNYP from the coding sequence ATGACAGACGACACAACGATCCCGACAGCGCTCGGGGACGTCGCCGCACGGCAATTAGCCAATGCGACGAAAACCGTCCCCCAGATGTCGATCATCACGCCGCGTTGGCTGGTGCATTGTCTCCAATGGGTACCGGTTGAAGCTGGTATTTTCCGTCTCAACCGGGTCAAGGATGCGTCTCGGATCAGCGTTGATTGTTCGAGCCGAGATGAACGCGAACTGCCGCAGACTTTCGTCGATTACGAAGAAGCGCCGCGCGAATACATGCTCAGCGCCGTCAACAGCGTCGTTGACATTCATACGCGTGTTTCTGACCTCTATAGCGTCCCGCATAATCAGATCGCCGAGCAGCTCCGCCTGACCATCGAGGTCATCAAAGAGCGCCAGGAAAGCGAACTCATCAACAATCCTGAATATGGACTGTTGGGCAATGTCGCGTCCTCCCAAAAGATCTCGACGCGGACCGGGGCGCCGACGCCCGACGATCTTGACGAGCTTTTGACCAAGGTCTGGAAGGAGCCCGCCTTCTTCCTCGCGCATCCGACCGCCATCGCCGCTTTCGGGCGCGAATGCACCCGCCGCGGCGTGCCGCCGCCAACAGTGTCCCTGTTCGGCTCGCAGTTTATCACCTGGCGCGGTATTCCGCTCGTGCCGAGCGACAAGATCAAGTTCGAGAACGGCAAGACCAAGATCCTTCTCCTGCGCACTGGTCAGGCGCGTCAGGGAGTCATCGGTCTGTTCCAGCCCAATCTTCCGGGTGAACAAAGCATCGGCCTCTCCGTCCGCTTCATGGGCATCAACCATAAGGCAATCGCCTCTTACTTGGTTTCCCTTTACTGCTCGCTCGCGGTTCTGACCGATGACGCGCTGGCGGTGCTCGAAGATGTCGAGGTTGATAAGTACCATGCCTACAATTATCCCTGA
- a CDS encoding MFS transporter, which produces MPNKSIHYAWIVAAVTFLVLLIGAGIRATPGVLILPLQQEFGWSNAQISGAIAINILLYGLVGPFAVALMERFGLRATVCAALGLLSVGVGLTIFMTAPWQLTLLWGLVVGLGSGMVAMVLGATVAERWFVQRRGLILGLLTASSATGQLVFLPLLAQLVAWQGWRAVSLTVALLALLLVPLVALLLRDRPVDLGLPPYGGDALVPAVNKHRNPVARALRALGTGFLSRDFWLLGGSFFICGASTNGLIGTHLITACGDYNIPEVRAAGLLAMMGVFDFFGTTGSGWLTDRFDSRLLLFWYYALRGLSLLYLPFAFDGSFYGLSIFAVFYGLDWIATVPPTIRLAEQSFGRENAAVMFGWIAALHQVGGAFAAWVAGTLRTQTGSYFSAFLSAGLMCFLAAILVAFIGSGRALPDAKRSRRLMPETGSLAENG; this is translated from the coding sequence ATGCCCAATAAATCAATCCATTATGCTTGGATCGTCGCGGCCGTCACCTTTCTGGTTCTGTTGATCGGCGCCGGCATACGCGCCACTCCCGGCGTTTTGATCTTGCCGTTGCAACAGGAATTCGGCTGGTCGAATGCGCAGATCAGCGGCGCGATCGCGATCAATATTCTGCTCTATGGTCTTGTTGGACCTTTCGCCGTTGCTTTGATGGAGCGTTTTGGCCTGCGCGCGACTGTTTGCGCGGCTCTTGGCCTCCTGAGTGTGGGCGTCGGATTGACAATCTTCATGACGGCGCCCTGGCAATTGACTTTGCTTTGGGGGCTCGTTGTCGGGCTGGGGTCCGGCATGGTCGCCATGGTTCTCGGCGCGACGGTCGCGGAGCGCTGGTTTGTCCAGAGACGCGGTTTGATCCTCGGCCTTTTGACGGCGAGCAGCGCCACGGGTCAGCTTGTGTTTCTTCCTCTCCTGGCTCAACTGGTGGCGTGGCAGGGCTGGCGCGCCGTTTCCTTGACGGTCGCGCTTCTGGCGCTCCTCTTGGTTCCGCTCGTGGCTTTGTTGTTGCGGGACAGGCCCGTGGATCTCGGCCTGCCGCCTTATGGGGGTGACGCGCTTGTTCCAGCCGTCAATAAACATCGCAATCCTGTGGCGCGAGCCTTGCGCGCCTTGGGGACTGGTTTTTTGAGCCGTGACTTCTGGTTGCTTGGCGGCAGTTTCTTCATCTGTGGCGCTTCCACCAATGGTTTGATTGGTACGCACTTGATAACCGCCTGCGGCGATTACAATATTCCGGAAGTGCGGGCGGCTGGGCTTTTGGCGATGATGGGTGTGTTCGATTTTTTCGGCACGACGGGCTCGGGCTGGCTGACCGACCGTTTCGACAGCCGGCTTCTGCTTTTCTGGTATTATGCCTTGCGTGGTCTGTCGCTTCTCTATCTTCCCTTTGCCTTCGACGGCAGTTTTTATGGTTTGTCGATTTTCGCGGTCTTTTATGGTCTCGACTGGATTGCGACTGTGCCGCCGACCATTCGTCTCGCCGAACAGTCCTTCGGTCGTGAAAATGCGGCTGTGATGTTTGGTTGGATTGCCGCTCTGCATCAGGTCGGCGGTGCCTTTGCCGCTTGGGTTGCCGGCACATTACGCACACAAACCGGCAGCTATTTCAGTGCTTTTCTCTCCGCTGGCCTGATGTGTTTTCTGGCTGCGATCCTGGTCGCCTTCATCGGGTCGGGGCGTGCTTTGCCCGATGCGAAGCGTTCTCGGCGTCTGATGCCGGAGACAGGGAGCCTGGCTGAAAATGGCTGA